One stretch of Pirellulales bacterium DNA includes these proteins:
- a CDS encoding PTS sugar transporter subunit IIA has product MKFSDFVCRDAVRAELQASDKEGVIREMARSLMEAGKVAAEQYESIVKAILKREELGSTGIGRGVAVPHTKHPSVDRLLGTIAVSNEGIDFDSLDGERVQLFFLLVSPPDRPGDHLRALENISRQLRDDTFCRYLKQAKSIEEILQLLDEADNNQFGH; this is encoded by the coding sequence ATGAAGTTTTCCGACTTCGTGTGCCGTGACGCCGTCAGGGCCGAGCTGCAAGCATCCGACAAAGAGGGCGTGATTCGCGAGATGGCCCGTTCGCTGATGGAGGCCGGCAAGGTCGCCGCCGAACAATACGAAAGCATCGTCAAGGCCATCCTCAAACGGGAAGAACTCGGCAGCACCGGCATCGGTCGTGGCGTGGCCGTGCCGCACACCAAGCACCCCAGCGTCGATCGACTCCTGGGCACCATCGCCGTCAGCAACGAAGGCATCGATTTCGACAGCCTCGACGGCGAACGCGTGCAGCTCTTCTTCCTGCTTGTTTCGCCCCCGGATCGCCCCGGCGACCACCTCCGGGCCCTGGAAAACATTTCGCGCCAACTGCGCGACGACACCTTCTGCCGCTATTTGAAACAAGCCAAATCCATCGAGGAAATCCTGCAGTTGCTCGACGAGGCGGACAACAATCAATTCGGTCACTAA
- a CDS encoding MogA/MoaB family molybdenum cofactor biosynthesis protein: MSESAEAHRAASPCRLGCAVVTVSDTRTLETDKGGQTVVELLAAAGHEVVAREIVPDEPSTMRALLMGLLGRVEVEVVLLTGGTGLSRRDRTPETIGTMLTKPLPGYGELFRMLSFQEIGPAAMLSRAVGGLIGDKVVLTMPGSPAGVRLAMNQVILPELGHLVREARR; encoded by the coding sequence ATGAGTGAATCGGCCGAGGCGCATCGCGCGGCCAGCCCCTGCCGGTTGGGCTGCGCCGTGGTGACGGTGAGCGATACACGGACGCTCGAAACCGACAAGGGGGGGCAAACCGTCGTCGAGCTGCTCGCGGCGGCGGGGCACGAAGTGGTGGCCCGGGAGATTGTGCCCGACGAGCCGTCGACGATGCGGGCGCTGCTGATGGGGCTGTTGGGCCGGGTGGAGGTCGAGGTGGTACTGCTGACCGGCGGGACAGGTTTGAGCCGGCGCGACAGGACGCCGGAAACCATCGGCACGATGCTGACCAAACCGCTGCCGGGCTACGGCGAATTGTTCCGGATGTTGAGCTTTCAGGAGATTGGCCCGGCGGCGATGTTGAGCCGGGCGGTCGGCGGGCTGATCGGCGACAAGGTCGTGCTGACGATGCCGGGATCGCCGGCGGGGGTGCGGCTGGCGATGAACCAGGTGATTCTGCCCGAGCTGGGCCACCTGGTGCGCGAGGCGCGGCGATAG
- a CDS encoding CoA-binding protein — MPTAVILGASADRSKFGNKSVRAHLAAGYQVFPVNAKGTPVEDLPTYQKLSDVPVRPVDRVSVYLAPAVGEQLLPEIAALGCRELWLNPGAESASLVNKALELGLNPILACSIVDLGLRPSQFPDV; from the coding sequence ATGCCCACGGCCGTGATCCTCGGCGCCAGCGCCGATCGCTCGAAATTCGGCAACAAGTCGGTCCGCGCCCACCTGGCCGCCGGCTATCAGGTGTTCCCGGTCAACGCCAAGGGCACGCCGGTCGAAGACTTGCCGACCTACCAGAAGCTGAGCGACGTCCCCGTCCGCCCGGTCGATCGGGTCAGCGTCTATCTGGCCCCGGCCGTCGGCGAGCAGCTCCTACCCGAGATCGCCGCCCTGGGCTGCCGCGAGCTGTGGCTCAATCCCGGCGCCGAAAGCGCGTCGCTGGTCAACAAGGCCCTCGAGTTGGGCCTCAACCCGATCCTCGCCTGCAGCATCGTCGATCTCGGTCTGCGACCGAGCCAGTTTCCCGACGTCTAG
- a CDS encoding endonuclease/exonuclease/phosphatase family protein — protein sequence MPRGTTSTLLLALIVGGLLLSRYRIEGLEKLGMVLREQAGQRPTAAPAAPPLPAQVGPVVRIASFNIQVFGEQKASKTWVMQVLADVVRRFDVVAIQEVRAQQTDVVGQLVAMVNAAGGRYNYVLGPRLGRTSSKEQYAFVYNTLSIELDASSVYTVDDPDDLLHREPLVAGFRVRGPVPEQAFTFTLVNIHTDPDEVATEVNVLDDVVRAVRNDGRGEDDVILLGDLNADHRHLGELGRMPDVQVAIRDIATNTRGNKEYDNLVFSAQATREFSGGAGVFDVQNQYRLSLEQALEVSDHLPIWGEFTIQEGGSAGGPSWGPAPAGPVASGPLVPVR from the coding sequence GTGCCACGCGGAACGACGTCGACGTTGTTGTTGGCGCTGATCGTCGGCGGGCTGCTGCTGTCGCGCTATCGCATCGAAGGCCTGGAAAAGCTGGGCATGGTGCTGCGCGAGCAGGCTGGCCAACGGCCGACCGCGGCGCCCGCCGCGCCTCCGTTGCCGGCGCAAGTCGGGCCGGTGGTGCGGATCGCGTCGTTCAACATTCAGGTGTTCGGCGAGCAGAAGGCGTCGAAGACCTGGGTGATGCAAGTGCTGGCCGACGTAGTGCGGCGCTTCGACGTGGTGGCCATCCAAGAAGTGCGCGCGCAGCAGACCGACGTCGTCGGGCAACTGGTGGCGATGGTGAACGCGGCAGGCGGGCGCTACAACTATGTCCTGGGCCCGCGGTTGGGTCGGACGTCGAGCAAAGAGCAATACGCGTTCGTCTACAACACGCTGAGCATCGAGCTCGATGCATCGAGTGTGTACACGGTCGACGACCCGGACGACTTACTGCACCGCGAGCCGCTGGTGGCGGGCTTTCGCGTGCGGGGTCCGGTGCCCGAGCAGGCGTTCACGTTCACGCTGGTGAACATTCACACCGACCCGGACGAGGTGGCGACCGAGGTCAACGTGCTGGACGACGTGGTGCGGGCGGTGCGCAACGACGGCCGCGGCGAAGACGACGTGATCTTGCTGGGCGATCTGAACGCCGACCACCGGCACTTGGGTGAACTGGGGCGGATGCCGGACGTCCAGGTGGCGATCCGCGACATCGCCACCAACACGCGCGGAAACAAGGAATACGACAACCTGGTGTTCTCGGCGCAGGCGACGCGCGAGTTCAGCGGCGGGGCCGGCGTGTTCGACGTGCAGAATCAATACCGCCTGTCGCTCGAGCAGGCGCTTGAGGTGTCGGATCATTTGCCGATCTGGGGCGAGTTCACCATTCAAGAAGGTGGCTCGGCCGGCGGGCCGAGTTGGGGTCCTGCGCCGGCGGGACCGGTGGCCAGCGGACCGCTGGTGCCGGTGCGCTGA
- a CDS encoding PaaI family thioesterase gives MADIAAIPFAHSMGVEILEASPERIVGLLTVRADLCTAGEILHGGAIMAFADTLGAIGAYFNLPEGATRTTTIASSTSFVAAAKLGEQVRAESTPVHLGRRTSVWQTRLTVEPNRTVAVITQTQMAI, from the coding sequence ATGGCCGACATCGCCGCGATTCCCTTCGCCCACTCGATGGGGGTCGAAATCCTCGAAGCCTCGCCCGAGCGGATCGTCGGGCTGCTCACCGTCCGCGCCGATCTGTGTACGGCTGGCGAGATCCTGCACGGCGGCGCCATCATGGCCTTTGCCGATACGCTCGGCGCGATCGGCGCCTATTTCAACTTGCCCGAGGGCGCCACGCGCACGACGACCATTGCCAGCAGCACCAGCTTCGTCGCCGCCGCCAAGCTGGGCGAGCAAGTCCGCGCCGAATCGACCCCGGTTCACCTGGGCCGCCGCACCAGCGTCTGGCAAACCCGGCTCACGGTCGAACCCAACCGCACCGTCGCCGTGATCACCCAAACCCAGATGGCGATTTAA
- a CDS encoding nuclear transport factor 2 family protein, whose protein sequence is MWRAMAMAALVSAAARGVMAQDAAKSQAEVQAVRAAAQAYVAAFNTGDATKLGASFADDVEYVTSAGETVQGKAAVLERVAAFFKANPKAKLELKIDSIQVVSADVAIERGATVVTLVDGTVEQGAYVAMYARRGGKWLLVHVEDLPGKTAGREERLAALDWLVGTWIDQDAEATVKHEVQWAGNRSFLTAQFTLMKGEDVQMTGMQIIGWDPLAQEIRSWVFDSEGGFGEGRWAQEGDRWVVTTTGVTADGGLAASVNTYSKVDDSTYTWESRDREVDGEMLPDIEPVKVVRQPAAKGAAK, encoded by the coding sequence GTGTGGCGAGCAATGGCGATGGCGGCTTTGGTGTCGGCCGCAGCGCGCGGCGTCATGGCGCAGGATGCGGCCAAATCACAGGCAGAGGTGCAGGCCGTGCGTGCCGCGGCACAGGCCTATGTAGCGGCCTTCAACACGGGTGATGCAACCAAGCTCGGCGCCTCGTTTGCGGACGACGTCGAATATGTGACCAGCGCAGGCGAAACCGTGCAGGGCAAGGCTGCGGTGCTCGAGCGCGTGGCGGCGTTCTTCAAGGCGAACCCCAAGGCCAAGCTCGAGCTGAAGATCGATTCGATTCAAGTCGTTTCGGCCGACGTGGCCATCGAACGCGGGGCGACGGTCGTCACACTGGTCGATGGCACGGTCGAGCAGGGCGCGTATGTCGCGATGTATGCCCGTCGCGGCGGCAAATGGCTGCTGGTCCACGTCGAGGACTTGCCGGGCAAGACGGCGGGTCGCGAGGAGCGGCTGGCGGCGCTCGACTGGCTGGTCGGTACGTGGATCGACCAGGACGCGGAAGCGACGGTGAAGCACGAAGTGCAATGGGCCGGCAACCGCAGTTTTCTCACGGCGCAGTTCACCCTGATGAAGGGCGAAGACGTCCAAATGACGGGCATGCAGATCATCGGCTGGGATCCGCTGGCCCAGGAGATTCGCTCGTGGGTCTTCGATTCGGAAGGCGGGTTCGGCGAGGGCCGTTGGGCCCAGGAAGGCGATCGCTGGGTGGTGACCACGACGGGCGTGACGGCCGACGGCGGACTCGCGGCGTCGGTCAACACCTACTCCAAGGTGGACGACAGCACTTACACCTGGGAATCCCGCGATCGCGAAGTCGACGGTGAAATGCTGCCTGATATCGAGCCCGTAAAGGTGGTGCGGCAGCCCGCGGCGAAGGGGGCGGCGAAATGA
- a CDS encoding HPr family phosphocarrier protein: protein MSPQQAEQRVTIVNTHGLHARPASEFVKLARGFTAEIRVRNQTIEADGKAMMHLLSLGACQGTELIITAAGDDAEAAVAALAALVAGGFPEPNDAPSN, encoded by the coding sequence ATGAGTCCCCAGCAAGCCGAACAACGCGTCACCATCGTGAATACCCATGGGCTGCACGCGCGTCCGGCCAGCGAATTCGTCAAACTAGCCCGAGGATTCACCGCCGAAATCCGCGTTCGCAACCAGACCATCGAGGCCGACGGTAAGGCCATGATGCACCTGCTCAGCCTCGGCGCCTGCCAAGGCACCGAGCTGATCATCACCGCCGCCGGCGACGACGCCGAAGCCGCGGTGGCGGCGCTGGCGGCCCTGGTCGCTGGCGGATTTCCCGAACCCAACGACGCACCGTCCAACTGA
- a CDS encoding S8 family peptidase — protein sequence MGDGQRGVRFRLPPFRVQEVLTSLAETVDWGWQLCHVPEAWRQSRGETVRVAVLDSGIDERHPDLVEAIDDARDFTSSRRGPSDANGHGTHCAGIIGARQNDVGMIGVAPACRLLVARVLDAGGSGLGEWIANGMDWACDEGADILSMSLGAPAPDEQIGQAIERATAKGKFVICAAGNSGRADDVNYPARWKGRPHADRDSIAVGAVDAQGRVTRFSSRGPEVDIAAPGENVLSTYLRGGYARLSGTSMATPFVAGVVALVLARQRAAGQTAAPMRTLTDLREQLRHTARDAGETGKDDAYGYGLIDPGTMLAEPSAPPEPQPVFAWGGFKLYVPARAGDLFSVG from the coding sequence ATGGGCGACGGGCAGCGCGGAGTGCGGTTTCGACTGCCGCCGTTTCGAGTGCAGGAGGTGCTGACCAGCCTGGCTGAAACAGTGGATTGGGGTTGGCAGTTGTGTCATGTGCCGGAGGCGTGGCGGCAGTCGCGCGGCGAAACGGTCCGGGTGGCGGTGCTCGATTCGGGCATTGACGAGCGCCACCCGGACCTGGTCGAGGCGATCGACGACGCGCGCGATTTTACGAGCAGCCGGCGCGGGCCGAGCGATGCGAACGGTCATGGCACCCATTGCGCGGGGATCATCGGCGCGCGGCAGAACGACGTGGGCATGATCGGCGTAGCGCCGGCGTGCCGGCTGCTGGTCGCGCGAGTGCTCGACGCGGGCGGCAGCGGGCTGGGGGAATGGATCGCGAACGGGATGGATTGGGCCTGCGACGAGGGGGCCGACATCCTGAGCATGTCGCTCGGCGCGCCGGCTCCGGACGAGCAGATCGGGCAGGCGATCGAACGGGCCACGGCGAAGGGCAAGTTCGTGATCTGCGCGGCGGGTAACAGTGGGCGGGCCGACGACGTGAACTATCCCGCGCGGTGGAAGGGGCGTCCGCACGCCGACCGCGACAGCATCGCGGTGGGCGCGGTCGACGCGCAGGGGCGCGTGACTCGATTCTCAAGCCGCGGACCGGAAGTCGACATCGCGGCGCCGGGAGAAAACGTGCTGAGCACGTACTTGCGCGGCGGCTATGCGCGGCTGAGCGGCACGAGCATGGCCACGCCCTTTGTGGCGGGCGTCGTGGCGCTGGTGCTGGCGCGGCAGCGCGCCGCGGGGCAGACGGCGGCTCCGATGCGCACCTTGACCGATTTGCGCGAGCAATTGCGGCACACGGCGCGCGACGCGGGCGAGACGGGCAAAGACGACGCCTATGGATATGGGTTGATCGACCCGGGGACGATGCTCGCCGAGCCGTCCGCGCCACCGGAGCCACAGCCGGTGTTTGCCTGGGGCGGATTCAAGCTGTATGTGCCGGCACGGGCGGGTGACTTGTTCAGTGTGGGTTGA
- a CDS encoding HEAT repeat domain-containing protein — protein MILRPFSTMVFVVCAILAPTTAPAEIFKLATGGQVQGQLLNPDESPRKQYRLETASGIQLTLDPAQVVEVVHQLPAEIEYDKIRAGYPDTVDGQWRLAQWCRDHHLPDQRAVHLQRIIELEPDHAEARRALGYSRYEGRWLTRDQVMTSRGWVRYQGQWMLPQRKQILVNRHELDVARKAWLQKLRRYCDWLDGSKAPQAAEAIRAIDDPMALSALHELLTGKNSISTPPHRLLLMEAVARINTPAAHATLVRCSLDDPTEEVRLTALDHLSGVDEPEVLKLYTAALQSEDNEIVNRAAASLEALNNAAAIPALIEALVTRHKSVYSDGSQPGQTTSTFGNGPGGGGSSFTAGGGPKLIIRDVRNTAVLDALVGLTGVNFDYDEQAWKGWYVKNKPQTNINTRRD, from the coding sequence GTGATCCTGCGCCCCTTCTCGACCATGGTGTTCGTCGTCTGCGCAATCCTTGCGCCGACCACCGCCCCGGCCGAGATCTTCAAACTCGCCACCGGCGGTCAGGTCCAGGGCCAGCTGCTCAACCCCGACGAGTCGCCCCGCAAACAATACCGCCTCGAAACCGCCTCCGGCATTCAGCTCACCCTCGATCCCGCGCAGGTCGTCGAAGTCGTTCATCAGCTCCCGGCCGAAATCGAATACGACAAGATCCGCGCGGGCTATCCCGACACGGTCGACGGCCAATGGCGGCTCGCGCAGTGGTGCCGTGATCATCACCTGCCCGATCAGCGCGCCGTCCATCTGCAACGAATCATCGAGCTCGAGCCCGATCACGCCGAAGCCCGCCGCGCGCTCGGCTATAGCCGCTACGAGGGCCGCTGGCTTACCCGTGACCAGGTCATGACCTCCCGCGGCTGGGTCCGCTACCAAGGTCAGTGGATGTTGCCCCAGCGCAAGCAGATCCTCGTCAATCGTCACGAGCTCGATGTGGCCCGCAAGGCCTGGCTGCAAAAACTCCGCCGCTACTGCGATTGGCTCGACGGCTCCAAGGCGCCGCAGGCCGCAGAGGCGATCCGCGCCATCGACGATCCAATGGCCCTGTCGGCGCTCCACGAGTTGCTGACTGGGAAGAACAGCATCTCGACCCCGCCCCATCGTCTGTTGCTCATGGAAGCCGTCGCGCGCATCAACACGCCGGCCGCACATGCCACGCTCGTCCGCTGTTCGCTCGACGATCCGACCGAAGAGGTCCGGCTCACCGCGCTCGATCACTTGTCCGGCGTCGACGAGCCCGAGGTGCTCAAGCTGTACACCGCCGCGCTGCAGAGCGAAGACAACGAAATCGTCAATCGCGCCGCGGCCAGCCTCGAAGCCCTGAACAACGCGGCGGCCATTCCCGCACTGATCGAAGCCCTCGTCACGCGCCACAAATCGGTCTACTCCGACGGCTCGCAGCCCGGCCAGACCACTTCGACTTTTGGCAACGGTCCCGGCGGCGGCGGTTCAAGCTTCACCGCCGGCGGCGGACCCAAGCTCATCATCCGCGACGTGCGTAACACGGCCGTCCTCGACGCCCTCGTCGGTCTGACCGGCGTCAATTTCGACTACGACGAACAGGCCTGGAAAGGCTGGTACGTCAAGAACAAGCCGCAGACCAACATCAACACCCGCCGCGATTAG
- the ptsP gene encoding phosphoenolpyruvate--protein phosphotransferase — MQKLQGFAVSPGVAIGEALVLDHEGFRIPRRFVDRDVVASEIARLERAIEAAGQEIVRHRDTVARELGPQCAAIFEAHLQMLHDRPLRNELEEMIRERHYTPEYAVSRTLRRYAKVFQSLDNTYLAQRASDVFDIERRLLRYLLGERREEVAYLTSPVLVLAHNLTPSETANLNREFVRGLVTEEGGPGSHTAILAGALEIPAIVGTGPFLTDVSGGDLVIIDGDRGQVILHPDEETIARYTHEQQQQRSHAVRLESLRDLPAQTADGVRIQLMGNIEFPHEVQHCLDRGSDGIGLYRTEFLYLGSSTEPDEETHYAAYSQVVQAIGNRPVVIRTLDLGADKVPSMPHPADERNPFLGLRSIRLSLRNLPLFRTQLRAVLRASALGDVRVMFPLISTLLELRQAKMLLADVMEDLDENGIPFNRNLDVGMMVEVPAAVMMMDQFAAEVDFVSIGTNDLIQYTLAVDRGNKDVAALYNASDPAVLKLIQRAVEASVRAGIPVNVCGQMSGSTTYTMLLLGLGLRQLSVTPSSIPEVKKVIRSVNIPHCEAVARHALTLEHARDVKNYLKGELKRLFPELAE, encoded by the coding sequence ATGCAAAAACTTCAAGGTTTCGCGGTTTCGCCCGGCGTGGCGATCGGCGAAGCGCTGGTCCTCGACCACGAGGGATTTCGCATCCCGCGGCGGTTCGTCGACCGCGACGTCGTGGCCAGCGAGATCGCTCGTCTGGAGCGCGCCATCGAAGCGGCGGGGCAAGAGATTGTCCGCCACCGCGATACCGTCGCGCGCGAACTCGGTCCGCAATGCGCCGCGATCTTCGAAGCGCATCTCCAGATGCTCCACGATCGTCCCTTGCGCAATGAGCTCGAGGAGATGATCCGCGAACGGCATTACACGCCCGAATATGCCGTCAGCCGGACCTTGCGCCGCTATGCCAAGGTCTTTCAGTCGCTCGACAACACCTACCTCGCCCAGCGCGCCAGCGACGTGTTCGATATCGAGCGCCGCCTGCTTCGCTACTTGCTCGGCGAGCGACGCGAAGAAGTCGCCTACCTCACGTCGCCGGTGCTCGTGCTGGCCCACAATCTCACGCCGAGCGAAACGGCCAACTTGAATCGTGAGTTTGTCCGCGGGCTGGTTACCGAAGAGGGCGGTCCCGGCAGCCACACCGCGATCCTCGCCGGCGCGCTGGAAATCCCGGCCATCGTCGGCACCGGTCCCTTTCTCACCGACGTCTCCGGAGGCGATCTGGTCATCATCGACGGCGATCGTGGCCAGGTCATCCTTCACCCCGATGAAGAAACCATCGCCCGCTACACCCACGAGCAGCAGCAGCAACGCTCCCACGCCGTCCGGCTCGAGTCGCTGCGCGATCTGCCCGCGCAAACCGCCGACGGCGTGCGCATCCAGCTCATGGGCAATATCGAGTTCCCTCACGAGGTGCAGCACTGCCTCGATCGCGGTAGCGACGGCATCGGCCTCTATCGCACCGAGTTCCTCTACCTCGGCTCGAGCACCGAGCCCGACGAAGAGACTCACTACGCTGCTTACAGCCAGGTGGTCCAAGCCATCGGTAACCGGCCGGTGGTCATCCGCACGCTCGATCTCGGCGCCGACAAGGTGCCCAGCATGCCCCACCCGGCCGACGAGCGCAACCCGTTCCTCGGCCTGCGCAGCATTCGCCTTTCGCTGCGCAATTTGCCGCTGTTTCGCACCCAGCTCCGCGCCGTGCTCAGGGCCAGCGCCCTGGGCGACGTGCGCGTGATGTTTCCGCTCATCTCCACGCTGCTCGAATTGCGCCAGGCCAAGATGCTCCTGGCCGACGTGATGGAAGATCTCGACGAAAACGGCATCCCGTTCAATCGAAATCTCGACGTCGGCATGATGGTCGAAGTGCCCGCCGCCGTGATGATGATGGACCAGTTCGCCGCCGAGGTTGATTTCGTCAGCATCGGCACCAACGACTTGATCCAATACACGCTGGCCGTCGATCGGGGCAACAAGGACGTCGCCGCGCTCTACAACGCCAGCGACCCCGCCGTACTGAAGCTCATCCAGCGCGCCGTCGAAGCCTCGGTCCGCGCCGGCATTCCGGTCAATGTCTGCGGCCAGATGAGCGGCAGCACCACCTACACGATGTTGCTCCTCGGCCTGGGCCTGCGCCAATTGAGCGTCACCCCCTCGTCGATCCCCGAAGTCAAGAAGGTGATTCGCAGCGTGAACATCCCGCATTGCGAGGCCGTTGCCCGCCATGCGCTCACGCTCGAACACGCCCGCGACGTGAAGAATTACCTCAAGGGCGAACTGAAACGCTTGTTCCCGGAGCTGGCCGAATGA
- a CDS encoding TIGR03936 family radical SAM-associated protein: protein MVRHRIQIRFAKEGDLRLISHRDLIRTMERLLRRAGLPLARTEGFHPRPRMSFPSALSVGISGAREVLEIELAEQRPPDELLAALAAQAVAGLRFLSVDPLPSGTRAAQAVQAVYEIPVPAERSAGLTTRVAALLAAERWPVRRPHDDRELDLRAGLLDLAFHDGTLQIRLAIERQASVSPRLVLEALELGDLEALGCRLTRSDLVLAS, encoded by the coding sequence ATGGTTCGACACCGCATCCAGATACGCTTTGCGAAGGAAGGAGATTTACGGCTGATCAGCCACCGCGATCTGATCAGGACCATGGAACGACTGTTGCGGCGGGCCGGGCTTCCCCTGGCGCGTACCGAAGGCTTTCATCCGCGCCCGCGGATGAGTTTTCCTTCGGCGCTGTCGGTGGGAATTTCCGGTGCCCGGGAAGTGCTGGAGATCGAGCTGGCCGAGCAGCGTCCGCCGGACGAATTGCTGGCCGCGCTCGCCGCCCAGGCCGTGGCCGGCCTGCGGTTTTTGAGCGTCGATCCCCTGCCTTCCGGTACCCGCGCCGCCCAGGCCGTGCAAGCCGTGTATGAGATTCCCGTGCCCGCCGAGCGTAGCGCCGGCCTGACAACGCGCGTCGCGGCCCTGTTGGCCGCCGAGCGCTGGCCCGTTCGCCGCCCGCACGACGACCGCGAACTCGACTTGCGCGCCGGTCTGTTGGACCTGGCGTTCCACGACGGCACCCTGCAGATCCGGTTGGCCATCGAACGACAGGCGAGCGTTTCGCCGCGGCTGGTGCTCGAAGCCCTCGAACTGGGCGATCTCGAAGCACTCGGCTGCCGGCTGACGCGTAGCGACCTCGTTCTGGCCAGTTGA
- the raiA gene encoding ribosome-associated translation inhibitor RaiA, giving the protein MQISVSARHGHLSEANQEKIRAKVEKLSKYFERLAAIEVTANLERPDLVEVEILVSAEHKHDFVATDSAPELIAAVDATIHKLEQQLRKYKEKVQDHHRSPGLRQSGTSATLPGEGD; this is encoded by the coding sequence GTGCAGATCAGCGTTTCGGCACGCCATGGGCATCTCAGCGAAGCCAACCAGGAAAAAATCAGGGCGAAGGTCGAAAAGCTGTCCAAGTATTTCGAGCGGCTCGCCGCGATCGAAGTCACTGCTAACCTCGAACGTCCCGATCTGGTCGAAGTCGAAATCCTCGTTTCGGCCGAGCACAAGCACGATTTCGTGGCCACCGACAGCGCTCCCGAATTGATCGCCGCGGTCGATGCCACGATCCACAAACTCGAACAACAACTACGCAAATACAAAGAAAAGGTCCAGGATCATCACCGCAGCCCGGGGCTTCGCCAGTCGGGCACCTCGGCCACGCTGCCGGGCGAAGGTGACTGA
- a CDS encoding GNAT family N-acetyltransferase: protein MPRLDVVVDCPVHDSFRVQQVAGMFDIPLAERAASRFTVEVPELGDAWQIGLVVGPSGSGKSTIVRQWFGEAVAEPQAWAADRAIVDGFGAASMRSVTGLLTAVGFGSPPGWIKPYWALSNGERFRCDLARAIAEATGIDATGPNAKGPDAIGAARPRTVVFDEFTSVVDRTAARTAAAALSKAIRGGQVHCRFVAVTCHYDVAEWLAPDWTLDMATRQFSRGCLRRPAIELELFRCERAAWGAFAPHHYLSGALSPAARCFLAAWGDAPVAFCATVSLVGLRRRWRISRLVTLPDFQGLGIGAAVAEAVAAWHRQRGERCNITTSHPAMIAHCRRSPLWRAVGWKRCAAAPRRTYRDYRGAVGRAVASFEYRAARNARGEGD from the coding sequence GTGCCGCGTCTTGACGTTGTAGTCGATTGCCCCGTGCACGATTCGTTTCGCGTGCAGCAGGTGGCAGGGATGTTTGACATCCCGCTTGCTGAGCGGGCGGCGAGCCGGTTTACGGTCGAGGTGCCGGAGCTGGGCGACGCCTGGCAGATCGGGCTAGTCGTGGGGCCGTCGGGCAGCGGCAAGTCGACGATCGTGCGGCAGTGGTTTGGCGAGGCGGTGGCCGAGCCGCAGGCGTGGGCCGCGGACCGCGCGATCGTCGACGGCTTTGGCGCGGCGTCGATGCGGTCGGTGACGGGACTGTTGACGGCGGTGGGCTTCGGTTCGCCGCCGGGATGGATCAAGCCATATTGGGCGCTGAGCAACGGCGAACGATTTCGATGTGATTTGGCGCGAGCGATTGCCGAGGCTACGGGGATTGACGCGACTGGGCCTAACGCAAAGGGGCCCGACGCGATCGGCGCGGCGCGGCCGCGCACGGTGGTGTTCGACGAGTTTACAAGCGTGGTCGACCGAACGGCGGCGCGGACGGCCGCGGCTGCCTTGTCGAAGGCGATCCGCGGGGGCCAGGTGCATTGCCGGTTCGTGGCGGTGACCTGTCACTACGACGTGGCGGAATGGCTGGCGCCCGACTGGACGCTGGACATGGCCACGCGGCAGTTTTCGCGAGGGTGTCTTCGGCGACCCGCAATTGAGCTGGAGCTGTTTCGTTGCGAGCGTGCGGCGTGGGGCGCCTTTGCGCCGCATCACTATTTGAGCGGCGCGTTGAGCCCGGCGGCGCGGTGCTTCCTGGCGGCCTGGGGCGACGCGCCGGTGGCATTTTGCGCGACGGTGTCGTTGGTAGGACTGCGCCGCCGGTGGCGGATCAGCCGGCTGGTGACCCTGCCCGACTTTCAGGGGCTGGGGATCGGCGCGGCGGTGGCCGAGGCGGTGGCCGCCTGGCACCGGCAACGGGGCGAGCGGTGCAACATCACCACGAGCCACCCGGCGATGATCGCGCATTGCCGGCGCTCGCCGCTGTGGCGCGCGGTGGGTTGGAAGCGGTGCGCCGCGGCGCCGCGGCGTACGTACCGCGACTATCGCGGGGCGGTGGGGCGCGCGGTGGCGTCGTTCGAGTATCGAGCGGCGCGGAACGCGCGCGGCGAGGGCGACTGA